A genomic stretch from Lathyrus oleraceus cultivar Zhongwan6 chromosome 2, CAAS_Psat_ZW6_1.0, whole genome shotgun sequence includes:
- the LOC127120370 gene encoding patatin-like protein 1, with translation MEEVKPVNFITVLSIDGGGVRGIIPGVILAYLESQLQEIDGADARLADYFDVIAGTSTGGLITAMLTTPNPDSNNRPLFAARQIVPFYLKNLPLIFPQKSGIFAPLVNMAKVLMGPKYNGEYLHKTIRGMTGNTLLSQTVTNIVIPSFDVEKFQPTIFSSYQIDAEPALDVKLSDICIGTSAAPTFLPAHYFEKKDEQGRVIQEYNLIDGSVCANNPTMVAIREVTKDMIRQPQGRSVNDAGVGLDRFLVISIGTGSNKSEKKYNAKMVAKWGALTWLFNSGATPVIDCFNEASIDMVDYHNSVLFTALQSQDNYLRIQDDTLEGELASVDLSTTDNLNNLVKVGENLLKKKFTRVNLDSGIYETVPDKGTIQEELKRFANLLTEIRKQKKSKNQNGK, from the exons ATGGAAGAAGTTAAGCCTGTGAATTTCATTACTGTTCTTAGCATTGATGGAGGAGGAGTAAGAGGAATCATTCCTGGTGTTATTCTTGCCTATCTTGAATCTCAACTTCAGGAGATAGATGGTGCTGATGCAAGACTTGCAGATTACTTTGATGTAATTGCTGGAACAAGTACAGGTGGTCTTATTACTGCCATGTTAACAACTCCAAATCCAGATAGCAACAACCGTCCTTTATTTGCTGCCAGACAAATTGTTCCATTTTACCTTAAAAACTTGCCACTTATTTTTCCACAGAAAAG TGGAATATTTGCGCCACTGGTGAACATGGCGAAGGTTTTAATGGGACCCAAGTATAACGGAGAGTATCTCCACAAAACAATAAGAGGGATGACAGGGAACACACTTTTGAGCCAAACTGTGACAAACATTGTTATTCCATCTTTTGATGTTGAAAAGTTTCAACCTACCATTTTTTCCTCCTATCAG ATCGATGCTGAACCAGCTTTAGATGTAAAACTGTCAGATATCTGTATAGGTACATCAGCTGCTCCAACTTTTTTACCTGCTCATTATTTTGAGAAAAAAGATGAACAAGGGAGAGTCATTCAAGAATACAATCTCATCGATGGCAGCGTTTGTGCTAACAATCCG ACTATGGTTGCAATAAGAGAAGTGACAAAGGATATGATAAGGCAGCCACAAGGGAGAAGTGTCAATGATGCTGGTGTAGGGCTTGATCGTTTTCTCGTTATATCAATAGGAACAGGATCAAACAAGAGTGAGAAAAAGTACAATGCTAAAATGGTAGCAAAATGGGGTGCATTGACATGGTTATTCAACTCTGGTGCAACTCCAGTTATCGATTGTTTCAATGAAGCAAGCATTGATATGGTTGATTACCATAACTCTGTCCTTTTTACTGCTCTTCAATCTCAAGACAACTATCTCAGAATTCAA GATGATACATTAGAGGGAGAATTAGCTTCTGTGGATTTATCTACTACAGATAATTTGAATAATCTGGTAAAAGTTGGTGAGAATTTATTGAAGAAAAAATTTACCAGAGTGAATCTAGATTCTGGCATATATGAAACAGTTCCTGATAAAGGCACCATTCAGGAAGAACTCAAAAG GTTTGCTAATTTACTGACGGAGATAAGAAAACAGAAAAAGTCTAAGAATCAAAATGGCAAGTGA